The sequence below is a genomic window from Nicotiana tomentosiformis chromosome 6, ASM39032v3, whole genome shotgun sequence.
ATCTATAACTCTTTCGTAATTGTTTTCTTTTCAACAAATTTTACAAAGTTCAAGGGTATATCTTGCAACCCATGATTAAATTATATCTTGCAAACCATGACTAAATATTGTCATTCGTAAGATTTTGAAATTTACATCCACGAGTATATTCTTCATAGGTTTTTGAATTAGGCTTGCATTTTTGGCTCTTGACTTTGCTCAACTTTCGATTTGTTTGGTAGACCATAGGCTTGACTTGAATTCTGACTTTTCCACTTTGcctttcttatatatatatatatatatatatagtccccTAAGTGTTTGAGCTTTAAAGTATGAAATCTCGAGCACTTGATTATTCCTTCCATGTGGTCCATTTCCTGAAAAGGGAAAACATACGGGACTCGGAGGTATATAtaatttagatgatgactgcttaacccTTTATATTTCCATCAGAAAGGTTGCAACCCTAGACCAGGAATAGTGTTGCTTCCGCGTGTCTTtcaggtctaatatcatcatttggacaGGCTAACTTTTTGCATATCATCTAAATTTAATAGTATAATTTTAACTGTACAAAACAAAAATCGTAATTGAACGATAACTGCCCGTGGTATTTTTTTTGCTCAGAAATAGTATTTCTTTAAATGAACAACATTCAAACTCGAGGGTAAAACCTTGCCATCTATGGTTTCTAACTCGTAGGCACCTTTTCCAGCGATACCTCGAACtttatagggtccttcccaatttggatttAACTTTCCTGCTTCGGTTGTTTTTATTGACTGGAAAACCTTTTGAAGAACGAAGTCCCCAATTTTGAAGCACCTGAGGTGAGCCTTTCTGTTGTAGTATCGTTCTATAATTTTCTTTTGTGCTGCCATCCATATTAAAGCTGCTTCTCTTCTTTGTTCGAGTAAGTCCAAGTTTGATCTTAATTCCTCATCGTTCGACTCTTCCGTTGCCAATGTGAATCTCGTGCTTGGTTCTCCTATTTCAACTTGGATTAAAGTTTTTGAACCGTACACAAGCGAAAATGGAGTTTCTCCCGTGGCTATTTTTGTTGTGGTTCTATAAGCCCATAACACTCCTCGTAATTCTTCAGGCCAATTCCCTTTTAATTTTCTagtctcttcttcaaattattgatgataatcttatttgttgactcagcTTGTCCATTTGCCACGGGATGGTAAGGTGAAGAGGTTATTCGTTTGATTTGCCAACTTTGAAAGAACTTCGTGATTTTCGAGCCTATAAATTGTGGGccattatcacatacgatttCTTTTGGAACTCCAAACCGGCATATAATGTTTCGCCAAATGAAGTCTTTCACCTCCTTTTCTCGTACATGTTTGAAAGCTcctgcctctacccattttgaaaagtaatcTATTAACATTAATAAGAACCGTACCTTTCCTTTAGTTTGTGGTAAAGGCCCtactatatccattccccatttcataaatggctaTGGGGAAATAACTGTATGTAATAACTCTGCAGGTCCATGCATATTGTTGGCATAtcattgacacttatcacatttggCTACAAAATATTCAGCATCTTCTTCCATTTTAGGCTAGTAGTATCCTGCCCTGATTAGTGTTTTAACTAAAGATCTTCCACCTGCGTGATTTCCGCAATGTCCTTCATGTACTTCCCTCATCACGTACTCCATTTGATTGGGTCCAAAGCACCTTTCTAAAGGACCGCCAAACATTTTTCGATATAAATTATCTCGAATTATGCAGTAACGAGCAGCTTTTCGTTGAAGCACTTGAGATTCTTTCTTGCCTACAGGTACGATCCCGTACTGCAAAAAGTTAACAAtctcgtttctccaatcccaggttaaattaTTAAAGCTTACCTCATGTTTATCCTGgtcaagtgctgaatgaaataaaTGTATTACAATAGCATTTTCTTTACTCCTTACTTCTGCAACTGAAGCAAGGTTAGTCAACGCGtttgcttctgcattttcttcccgGGGTATTTGCACGATCTTCCATGATTGGAATTGCTTGGCCAGTTCTCGTGCCTTTTTCAAGTATTGTTGCATTTGTGCCTCTCTAGCAGTGTAAGTCCCCTGCATCTGATTCACTACAAGTTGTGAGTcacttttaatcatgatttacTCTATGGAGAGTTCTCGTACTAGTTCCAAACCTACAATtacagcttcatactctgcttcattgttagtaataGGGTAACATTTAATTGCTTGTCTTATACTTTCAACTGAGGGTAGGATTAAGACAATATCTAAACTGGCTCCTTTGACATTTGAAGAGCCATCAGTAAATAAAGTCCATGTACCTCGATTAGCTCCAGTAAAAATTTGTAATTCCTTTTCTACTTTaggaattatttttgtattaaaatCTGTGATGAAATATgttaaaatttgagactttatTGCTGTACTAGGTTGATAAATAATGTCATAGTCACTTAGTTCTATTGCCCACTTGGCTAGTCTTCCTGGCAATTCTTGTTCATGCAAAATATTCCTTAATGGATATGCAGTTACTACGGAGataggatggcattgaaaatatggtctcAATTTCCTAGCTGCCATGACTAATGCTAAGGCTAGTTTCTCTAGATGAGTATATCTAGTTTCAGCATCTAAtaaagatttactaacataataaataggagattgtttACCTTTGTCCTCCCTTATTAAAACTTCACTTACAGCTACTTCTGCAACTGCAAGATATACAAAATAGTCTTTCTTCATCCCTTGGTTTAGACAGTAGGGGAGGATTTGTTAAGTATTCCTTCAAATCATTGAGGGCTTGTCAGCATTCCtcagtccattcaaactgattttgcatcttcaatactgaaaagaatttGACGCTTTTCTCTAAAGATGTTGAAATGAATCTTCCCAAAGCTGCAATCCTACCTGTCAATCTTTGTACCCATTTTTTGCTTGTGAGTATATCAGGTATATCTTCAATAGCTTTAATCTGTGCAGGATTTACTTCAATTCCTCTATTAGATATGAGAAGGCCTAGAAACTTACCTGAAGCTACGCCTAAAGCGCACTTTTTTGGGTTCAGTTTCATATAATATCTGCGGAGTATCTCGAAGGTAGTTGAAAGATGTTGAAAATGATCTTCCGCTTGTGTagatttaaccaacatatcatcaatgtacacTTCCATCGTCTTCCCCAGGTGTTCTTGGAACATCTTGGTCACCAACCTTTGATAcgtggctccggcatttttcaagccaaaaggcatgacTTTGTAACAATAAGTCCCCCTGTTTGTAATAAATAAAGTTTTTTCTTTGTCTAAGgggtccatttttatttgattataaccaGAATACGCATctagaaagcttaataatttgtGGCTTGTGGTAGCATCAATCAAttgatctatatgcggtaaaggg
It includes:
- the LOC138894921 gene encoding uncharacterized protein, with product MIKSDSQLVVNQMQGTYTAREAQMQQYLKKARELAKQFQSWKIVQIPREENAEANALTNLASVAEVRSKENAIVIHLFHSALDQDKHEVSFNNLTWDWRNEIVNFLQYGIVPVGKKESQVLQRKAARYCIIRDNLYRKMFGGPLERCFGPNQMEYVMREVHEGHCGNHAGGRSLVKTLIRAGYY